The following are from one region of the Sandaracinus amylolyticus genome:
- a CDS encoding serine/threonine-protein kinase: MTRSTIHAIRPNEVERAPVGIPGVVLGGKYRLDEAIARGGMARVWRATHVTLNRPVAVKFVDAWGATPEERNERFLREAKVAASVRHRHVVDIIDFGTSRNGEPYMVMELLEGETLDQRLGRGPVPVDEVIEIAAQLLSGLDAVHRAGIVHRDLKPGNVFLTHDEVDGIFARLLDFGISQGADEVATESDRVVVGTPEYMSPEQAFGEPLDARSDLYAVGVVLYEMLSGVLPFEDPDPQKVVELVAHGTPAPLISMRPDVPDICEVVARAMSPMPEARYDSAREMRRALLDAVGRGPDVTGRSSAVPRDSRVSGLQARAVATVAASGVTRSGETLAETLPPPAGRGRTPWTPIAVVMLVVVGAGAMWLAMQGSDERAGEPPATAAVHAAEAAPSTAVPSTVPEDEAPAPPAASDDEEASEGDATEEAAPERSTRRPRRRARRPAGSTGEPDPGDATEPTIRRELDF; encoded by the coding sequence GTGACGCGATCCACGATCCACGCGATTCGACCGAACGAGGTCGAGCGCGCACCGGTCGGCATCCCCGGGGTCGTTCTCGGCGGCAAATACCGGCTCGACGAGGCGATCGCGCGCGGCGGGATGGCGCGCGTCTGGCGCGCGACGCACGTCACGCTGAACCGCCCGGTCGCGGTGAAGTTCGTCGACGCGTGGGGCGCGACGCCGGAGGAGCGCAACGAGCGCTTCTTGCGCGAGGCCAAGGTCGCGGCGTCGGTGCGGCACCGGCACGTCGTCGACATCATCGACTTCGGCACGAGCCGCAACGGCGAGCCCTACATGGTCATGGAGCTGCTCGAGGGCGAGACCCTCGATCAGCGCCTCGGTCGTGGGCCGGTGCCGGTCGACGAGGTCATCGAGATCGCGGCGCAGCTCCTCAGCGGGCTCGACGCGGTGCACCGCGCCGGGATCGTGCATCGCGATCTGAAGCCCGGGAACGTCTTCCTCACGCACGACGAGGTCGACGGCATCTTCGCGCGCCTGCTCGACTTCGGGATCTCGCAGGGCGCCGACGAGGTCGCGACCGAGTCGGATCGCGTGGTGGTCGGCACGCCCGAGTACATGTCGCCGGAGCAGGCGTTCGGAGAGCCGCTCGACGCGCGCTCCGATCTCTACGCGGTCGGCGTGGTGCTCTACGAGATGCTCTCGGGCGTGCTGCCCTTCGAGGATCCCGATCCCCAGAAGGTCGTGGAGCTCGTCGCGCACGGCACGCCGGCGCCGCTGATCTCGATGCGCCCCGACGTGCCCGACATCTGCGAGGTGGTCGCGCGCGCGATGTCGCCGATGCCCGAGGCGCGGTACGACTCGGCGCGCGAGATGCGTCGCGCGCTGCTCGACGCGGTGGGCCGCGGTCCCGACGTGACCGGCCGCAGCTCGGCGGTGCCGCGCGACTCGCGGGTGAGCGGGCTGCAGGCGAGGGCGGTCGCGACGGTCGCCGCGAGCGGGGTCACGCGCAGCGGCGAGACGCTCGCCGAGACCTTGCCGCCGCCCGCGGGGCGGGGGCGCACGCCGTGGACCCCGATCGCGGTGGTGATGCTCGTGGTCGTCGGCGCCGGCGCGATGTGGCTCGCGATGCAGGGCAGCGACGAGCGCGCAGGCGAGCCACCGGCCACCGCCGCCGTGCACGCCGCGGAGGCCGCGCCCTCCACCGCGGTCCCGAGCACGGTCCCCGAGGACGAAGCGCCCGCGCCGCCGGCCGCGAGCGACGACGAAGAAGCGAGCGAGGGCGACGCCACCGAGGAGGCCGCGCCCGAGCGCAGCACGCGCCGCCCGCGCCGCCGCGCGCGGCGCCCGGCCGGCAGCACCGGCGAGCCCGATCCCGGCGACGCGACGGAGCCCACGATCCGCCGCGAGCTCGACTTCTAA
- a CDS encoding FHA domain-containing protein: MPNGVSPRFRSSPVAIRLQDRVMARFRLRLQDREIALPEAGELVVGRDATVADVALDDRLVSRRHAAFRSHGDDELEIVDLESLNGVRVNDVPVKGVRALGHRDRVQIGAHVFLVVDQRREHRSNAPTTRGSMRTAAATRPTPRAQRAIVTPLDTIAQALADDDLEGATVAMDAVVARYADPSEALMPGELARVVELLLALSERTGEMRFFDRVFQIHTGRRLVIDGASIDAIQNALPYLAGATSQALETYLAAMHARGATLSPQEHVRLRRIGALTRRVGKGSA; this comes from the coding sequence GTGCCCAACGGGGTGTCACCACGCTTTCGATCTTCGCCGGTTGCGATTAGATTGCAAGACCGCGTCATGGCTCGATTCCGGCTGCGACTGCAGGATCGTGAGATCGCGCTGCCCGAGGCGGGAGAGCTGGTGGTGGGACGTGATGCGACCGTCGCCGACGTGGCGCTCGACGATCGTCTGGTCTCGCGCCGTCACGCGGCGTTCCGCTCTCACGGTGACGACGAGCTCGAGATCGTCGATCTCGAGAGCCTGAACGGCGTCCGCGTGAACGACGTGCCAGTGAAGGGTGTCAGGGCGCTCGGCCATCGAGATCGCGTGCAGATCGGCGCGCACGTGTTCCTGGTGGTCGACCAGCGTAGAGAGCATCGCAGCAACGCCCCGACGACCCGCGGCTCGATGCGCACGGCCGCCGCGACCCGGCCCACGCCGCGCGCGCAGCGGGCGATCGTCACGCCGCTCGACACCATCGCGCAGGCGCTCGCGGACGACGACCTCGAGGGCGCGACGGTCGCGATGGACGCGGTGGTCGCGCGCTACGCGGACCCCTCCGAGGCGCTGATGCCAGGCGAGCTCGCGCGGGTGGTCGAGCTGCTGCTCGCGCTCTCGGAGCGCACCGGCGAGATGCGCTTCTTCGACCGCGTCTTCCAGATCCACACCGGGCGCCGCCTGGTGATCGACGGCGCGAGCATCGATGCGATCCAGAACGCGCTGCCGTACCTCGCGGGCGCGACCTCGCAAGCGCTCGAGACGTACCTCGCGGCGATGCACGCGCGTGGCGCGACGCTCTCGCCGCAGGAGCACGTCCGCCTTCGTCGCATCGGCGCGCTGACGCGCCGCGTGGGCAAGGGCAGCGCGTGA